From the Drosophila sechellia strain sech25 chromosome X, ASM438219v1, whole genome shotgun sequence genome, the window TACACTCAAACAAAATCGAAGTCTCGAAAAATCAGCAAGTGGGTCTCCCGAACGTGATCTCTCTTTGAAGTGGAATCGCTTTGTTGTTGCACATTACTTCACTGCTTCTTTTTCGGCTTTGTCACTGGGAATTTATTAATCACGACACTACTACTCtagcagtagcagcaacaattggttcacacacaaacgcaccacaacaaaaacataaaagaaATGCAAATAAGTAGAGGGGGGAATAATAAACTAAATGTAGCAAAACACTGCTGCTCATCACCAACTTGTTGACGGATAATTCATCGGAATGGAATTACTGCCTATATGTATGCCGATGCTTAGTTATTTACTTTGTCTGGCTCGATTTTGCCGCGCCCCAACTTTCTTGCCCGACTGTTCTTTCAATACTAAAAAAAGATTTCGATTGGGgggcgcacacacacacgctggCGCACTCAGCCAGCCAGCCTGCGCACAGTGGGCGTCATGGACCCAGATTCTGGCTCTTCTAACTGTGGAAGCTCAGCCGATTAACAGCTTTTTACctcattttgttttaacaaAATTTGCTTATACATGTAATTTACTTTCTTACATACATGCTGCCTTTTTATCTTGATTAGTTTCGAAGTTAAGAAATCGAATTAAACATCAAATTAGAAGAAACATGCGTCATTTCGACCACTGTTCGATGGTGACGCTATTATCGCTGTTCTCTATTCTTTTGCTCGCTCGCTCGCTTGCTCTTTCTGTTTCCCCCTTTCTCCGCCGCTGCTTCTTCTTGCCGCTGGGACTCTGACCGATGACTGCCAGCGATATCGATAGGCTTCGCATTCTATGAGTGATCGCATTTGAAATTGAATAGCAAACAAGCTCGGTATTCGCAATTAAATAACACCCGCAAATCTGGCAAATCGCCTGTACGATTGCATAATAGAAATATGCGCCATGTGCATGCGATCTATTTGTAACGTATTTCTCTATTTCTCGTGTTACGTGCCATGTACTCAAGTTAGCCGGGGAGTCGGGCGGGGGCTGAATAAATCCCGGGGCTGGGCGACCATGCAACATATCTTTGTGAGTATTAAACACACGCTGCACTCCTGCTATTTCCGTTGACTGAGTTTGGGTCTTCGGTGTGGGGCTTCGGCTCCTAGCTATTGAGTGCAGTTTTCCGTGCCTTCCGTCTGCGTGAGCTGCTGAAAAAAGGCATAGCTTTAGAAGAAGTTCACACACAGCCGAAACAAAAcggaaaaacaaagaaaataaacaatggTAAAACCCATCAACGGGGACGGAGCTCTCATGCCCTGCAATTCGGGGGAAATCCGAAGTCAGGGGTCCCATTAATCCGGTGAATGGCTGCCGACCATCAAAGGTGGCTTCAGAAGATCCGAGCTGACGACTTTGGATCTTTTGATCTGATAGGTAAATGCAAAATGTAACTCTAATGTAACGCAAAAATTAGTAGCTAATACATGTGCAAGCTCCATACTTTCGATATGGGCTTTTATATACTTAACATACACGGgtgatttctttttatttttagcagtGCAGATTTCAAAATTTGGGGCTAGCCTCCGTTTCGGTGGGGAGTAGTCCTCCCCAAGCTGAAAACCACCCACAATCCATGACACGATGATCGCTGCCATCCGAAATGCATGGAAATTGCAGGTTTTACAGTGACTCAGCTAGTTCGCGGCGCGTGCGCAGGCGCTCCACCAAATGTGGCTCCACCAAAGCAGAGCGAGGCCCATGGCTCTGCCCATATCGTTGGTGGTGGACTGCGTCACGGAAGCGAAGAAGCCGCCAACTGGCGTTGGGGTTTTCGTATTTCACCGCATTCCGTGGGCCTGCGCctgtataaataaaatggtCGCAGTGGGGCAGCAATCAAAGCAGCCGCTTCGTCGGAGCCTTCAACACCTCAGCACCTGGGTCTCAAGCCAAGCGACATGGATAACCGCAGTTTGGTGAGTGGCGACCCGGTATTGCAACTACACAAGGATTACACCCTATATCCGTGCTCCCTCTATTCGCAGCTCCTGAGGCTCTCGATAGTGGTGGCGCTGGTGTTGCTGATCGTCTGCGTGCCGGAAACGGATGCGGGGTATGGATAATCATGGGGACTACTGGGCCAGATAGAGGATATATCGCGGCACAGGGCCCTTAACTTAAAGCGTCATTCAGATTAACGAACAATTAACAACTTCAAATCATAGAAAGCCAATAACTCTCGCTAACATAATTTCAAGCGAACTTAGctaaattgtttaattgtttatattaataattttccaGACGAATCAAATaatgtattaaattaaaaatgcatttgctaTCCTTTTTCAGGGGCCAccagaagaaaaagaaaatcgTGATCCACGTGCCCATTCACAAGAAAATCGAAAAGCACATACACACCGTGGTGAAACAcgtgcaccaccaccacaagcCACTCGTCCTGAAGGAGGAGAAGAAGGTGATCCACGAGGACCACCGACCCATCCAGATTCACCAGACCAAGGAACACATTCACCACCACGAAAAGCACGATCACCATGATCACCACGACCACCACGACCATCATGATCACCACgaacaccaccacccacttccgCCTCCGGTGGCGCCTCCAGTGCTGCCGGAACtcgaagaggaggaggagcacatccaccaccaccacaactaCGAGCACAGGGGCGGATTGCGGGATGACTTCATTGGCGGTGACGGGAGCAGCAGTGAGGAGCGCTGACTATGTAGCGCCCAAGCGGGGGCGCAGACTGACCTGATGTGGCAGACGTGGACCGATCGATCGGATCATCCCGGCTTCTTGTGATTCCCTAGATATGTACACAccctttttgtttgttttttttctagCCTAATCTTGGTTTAAGTGTGAACGGAAATAAAGTTAAATCGGAGGAAGGACTTAGTTTTAGAGAAGTGTGAAGGGCAACCAAAGCCAAGGTTATTCATATTGGGTTTTTAGCATTGCCATTATTCGATAAGTTAGGCTCTACGTAATGTTAGAAACGGGGTTTGAAAGTTTTAGCCGTTACAACATGTATG encodes:
- the LOC6616118 gene encoding uncharacterized histidine-rich protein DDB_G0274557 isoform X2; amino-acid sequence: MDNRSLLLRLSIVVALVLLIVCVPETDAGGHQKKKKIVIHVPIHKKIEKHIHTVVKHVHHHHKPLVLKEEKKVIHEDHRPIQIHQTKEHIHHHEKHDHHDHHDHHDHHDHHEHHHPLPPPVAPPVLPELEEEEEHIHHHHNYEHRGGLRDDFIGGDGSSSEER
- the LOC6616118 gene encoding uncharacterized histidine-rich protein DDB_G0274557 isoform X1, encoding MDNRSLVSGDPVLQLHKDYTLYPCSLYSQLLRLSIVVALVLLIVCVPETDAGGHQKKKKIVIHVPIHKKIEKHIHTVVKHVHHHHKPLVLKEEKKVIHEDHRPIQIHQTKEHIHHHEKHDHHDHHDHHDHHDHHEHHHPLPPPVAPPVLPELEEEEEHIHHHHNYEHRGGLRDDFIGGDGSSSEER